A single Nitrosospira multiformis ATCC 25196 DNA region contains:
- the spt gene encoding serine palmitoyltransferase has translation MSLLDKLDAVAAARKALLPEGVEVFGTPIEEVYSSTEARIGDHRILFLGTNNYLGLTFAQECRDAAQEAIHNEGTGTTGSRMANGSYSGHRALEREFAEFYQCGSCIVFTTGYQANLATISGLAGAGDIVLIDGDSHASIYDGCRLSGAEIIRFRHNDAADLEKRLRRLGERSRSTLIIAEGIYSMLGDRAPLADIVKVKDAYNSTLLLDEAHSLGVLGETGQGLVEETGLLDRVDFITGTFSKSLGGIGGYCVSNHPQLDQLRYVSRPYIFTASPTPATIASTRAALKLLREGVELRRQLWKNVHQLYSQLKELGYRLGPEPSPVIATILETPQQALALWKGLLEQGIYVNLVLPPATPEGNSLVRCSVSAVHTSEQMDHVGKTFAMLRETIFQ, from the coding sequence ATGAGTTTGCTAGATAAACTGGATGCCGTGGCGGCAGCGAGAAAAGCCCTGCTGCCTGAGGGTGTTGAGGTTTTTGGAACACCCATAGAAGAAGTTTATTCCTCGACCGAGGCCAGGATCGGGGATCACCGGATATTGTTTCTGGGAACAAATAATTATCTGGGCCTTACCTTCGCTCAGGAATGCCGGGACGCAGCGCAGGAAGCGATTCACAATGAAGGCACGGGTACAACCGGCTCGCGCATGGCCAATGGCAGTTACAGCGGCCATCGTGCCCTCGAGCGCGAGTTTGCCGAGTTTTATCAATGCGGGTCCTGCATCGTATTTACCACGGGATATCAGGCCAACCTTGCAACCATCTCAGGGCTGGCCGGGGCCGGCGACATCGTTCTTATCGATGGCGATTCCCACGCAAGCATCTACGATGGTTGCCGTTTGAGCGGCGCCGAAATAATCCGCTTCAGACACAACGATGCGGCCGATCTGGAGAAGCGTCTCCGCCGCCTGGGAGAAAGATCGCGCTCCACCCTCATCATTGCCGAGGGCATCTACAGTATGCTGGGAGACCGCGCGCCGCTGGCGGATATCGTCAAGGTAAAGGATGCGTATAACAGCACGCTTCTTCTTGATGAAGCGCATTCCCTGGGGGTACTGGGTGAGACCGGACAGGGTCTGGTAGAAGAAACAGGCCTCCTCGATAGAGTAGACTTCATCACAGGCACCTTCAGTAAAAGCTTGGGGGGGATCGGCGGCTACTGTGTGAGCAATCATCCGCAACTGGATCAGTTGCGCTATGTGAGCCGGCCTTATATTTTCACTGCGTCGCCTACGCCTGCCACCATCGCCTCAACCCGTGCAGCTCTCAAGCTGCTGAGGGAGGGGGTCGAATTACGCCGACAGCTCTGGAAGAATGTGCACCAGCTCTACTCGCAACTCAAGGAACTGGGTTATCGCCTGGGACCGGAACCCAGCCCTGTTATCGCAACAATCCTTGAAACGCCGCAACAGGCGCTGGCACTGTGGAAAGGACTGCTTGAACAGGGTATCTATGTGAATCTGGTCTTGCCGCCCGCAACGCCGGAGGGCAATTCGCTGGTGCGTTGCAGTGTAAGTGCCGTTCATACCAGCGAGCAGATGGATCATGTCGGCAAAACTTTCGCCATGTTGCGCGAGACTATTTTCCAGTAA
- the ptsP gene encoding phosphoenolpyruvate--protein phosphotransferase, whose product MSFVLHGVGVSEGIAIGHAHLASHAALEVAHHVVPEDQVTNEISRLDTAFTTVRKELQALHDTVVSGPAAAEYEAFLDLHRMILDDPTLSTAAKAYIAQNQCNAEWAITQQMGVLMAQFEEIEDPYLRERKTDVIQVVERVLKVLLGHPGYIPPSQKRDGDSVLVAHDLSPADVLQYKQYSFTAFLTDLGGLTSHTAIVARSLNIPSVVALHHARRLIRENDILIVDGNQGVVIVDPDEHVLAEYRLRQSELELEKQKLKRLRTTVAATLDGTVVELYANIELPQDVDQVKENGATGVGLFRSEFLFLNRDSLPDEEEQFEAYRTVARKMRGMPVTVRTFDLGADKNLDHAKRVAANPALGLRAIRLSLAEPQMFNIQLRAILRASRYGQIRILVPMLSNVAEITQTLHLIQSAKQSLRNEKIPFDEKVQVGGMIEIPAAALSLDIFMRKLDFLSIGTNDLIQYTLAIDRADDTVAHLYDSLHPAVLRLVAHVIRSANRASIPVSVCGEIAGDVVFTRLLLGFGLRVFSMHPVQLLTVKREVLRANLPDLIPITQKILKTADPEKIHALLAKLNA is encoded by the coding sequence ATGAGCTTTGTACTGCATGGGGTGGGCGTTTCGGAAGGTATCGCCATAGGCCATGCTCATCTTGCGTCTCATGCCGCGCTGGAAGTCGCCCACCACGTCGTGCCCGAGGATCAGGTCACCAATGAAATCTCCCGGCTGGACACCGCTTTCACAACCGTTCGCAAAGAGCTTCAGGCATTGCACGACACGGTCGTCAGCGGTCCGGCGGCTGCCGAATACGAAGCATTTCTCGATCTGCACCGGATGATTCTGGATGATCCCACGCTCTCGACTGCGGCAAAAGCGTATATTGCCCAGAATCAGTGCAATGCCGAATGGGCCATTACCCAGCAGATGGGGGTATTGATGGCGCAGTTCGAGGAAATAGAAGATCCCTATCTGCGCGAACGTAAAACGGACGTCATCCAGGTGGTGGAGCGCGTTCTCAAGGTATTGCTGGGGCATCCCGGATATATTCCCCCTTCGCAAAAGCGGGATGGCGACAGTGTCCTGGTAGCGCACGACTTGAGTCCGGCCGATGTGCTTCAATATAAGCAGTATTCGTTTACTGCATTCCTGACGGATCTTGGCGGCCTGACTTCGCATACCGCCATTGTCGCCCGCAGCCTGAACATCCCCTCCGTCGTCGCGCTTCACCATGCCCGCCGCCTCATCCGGGAAAATGACATTCTGATCGTGGATGGCAACCAGGGTGTGGTCATCGTGGACCCGGACGAGCATGTGCTCGCGGAATATCGGCTGCGCCAGAGCGAGCTGGAGCTGGAAAAACAGAAACTCAAGCGCTTGAGGACGACGGTCGCGGCGACGCTGGATGGCACGGTAGTGGAACTGTATGCAAATATCGAGTTGCCGCAGGACGTCGATCAGGTCAAAGAAAATGGAGCGACCGGCGTCGGCCTCTTTCGGAGCGAATTCCTGTTCCTCAATCGGGACAGCTTGCCTGATGAGGAAGAGCAATTCGAAGCTTATCGAACCGTGGCGCGAAAAATGCGGGGAATGCCGGTAACGGTGCGCACGTTCGATCTTGGCGCGGACAAGAACCTGGATCATGCCAAACGGGTGGCTGCGAATCCCGCCCTGGGCCTGCGAGCCATCCGGCTGAGCCTGGCCGAACCCCAGATGTTCAATATCCAGTTGCGCGCTATTTTACGTGCTTCGCGCTATGGGCAGATCCGGATTCTGGTGCCGATGCTTTCCAATGTTGCTGAGATAACGCAGACGCTGCATTTGATCCAAAGCGCCAAACAAAGCCTGCGTAACGAAAAGATTCCTTTTGACGAAAAAGTGCAGGTGGGAGGAATGATAGAAATTCCAGCCGCTGCGCTGAGTCTTGACATTTTCATGCGCAAGCTCGATTTCCTGTCAATCGGCACCAATGATCTCATCCAGTATACGCTGGCGATAGACCGCGCCGATGACACTGTCGCGCACCTCTATGATTCGCTGCACCCGGCGGTGCTGCGGTTGGTCGCGCATGTCATACGCAGCGCGAACCGTGCAAGCATACCGGTGTCCGTGTGCGGCGAGATCGCAGGGGATGTGGTGTTTACCCGTCTGCTGCTCGGTTTCGGCTTACGCGTGTTTTCCATGCACCCCGTCCAACTGCTGACCGTAAAACGTGAAGTCTTGCGGGCAAATCTGCCCGACCTCATTCCGATCACTCAAAAAATACTGAAAACCGCTGATCCGGAGAAAATTCACGCACTGCTGGCGAAGCTCAACGCTTGA
- the metW gene encoding methionine biosynthesis protein MetW, with amino-acid sequence MKKSLGMNSSLNAARPDFALIAAWVKPGAKVLDLGCGDGSLIRFLRDSRGSRGYGVEIDDANVLACFNNGVNVIQSDLESGLQSFESGSFDYVVLSQTLQAVKNTENIIKEMLRVSKEGIVSFPNFGYWKNRLQVLSGHMPVSEALPYQWFDTPNIHNCTLGDFEEFCGQHGARILERRVMSGNRQITFMPNLLGMLAFYRFEQQK; translated from the coding sequence ATGAAGAAATCCCTTGGCATGAATTCATCGCTTAATGCTGCCCGGCCCGATTTTGCCCTCATTGCAGCATGGGTCAAACCGGGGGCCAAGGTACTCGATCTGGGTTGCGGCGACGGCTCCCTCATCCGTTTTCTGCGGGACTCCCGTGGCTCGCGCGGCTACGGGGTGGAAATTGATGATGCTAATGTCCTGGCCTGCTTCAACAACGGGGTGAATGTGATCCAGAGCGACCTGGAGTCCGGCTTGCAGAGTTTTGAATCGGGGTCGTTTGACTACGTGGTGCTCTCGCAAACCCTGCAGGCTGTAAAAAATACCGAGAACATCATCAAGGAAATGCTCCGTGTAAGCAAGGAAGGCATCGTGTCATTCCCCAATTTCGGTTATTGGAAAAACCGTTTGCAGGTGCTTTCCGGTCATATGCCGGTTTCCGAAGCACTACCCTATCAATGGTTCGATACTCCCAATATTCATAACTGCACGCTGGGTGATTTCGAGGAATTCTGCGGCCAGCACGGCGCACGCATTCTCGAACGCAGGGTAATGAGCGGAAACCGCCAGATCACTTTCATGCCCAACTTGCTGGGAATGTTAGCCTTTTACCGGTTCGAACAGCAGAAATAG
- a CDS encoding acyl carrier protein yields the protein MLNDYNDVLQKLCHHLEQLAGPEVEITPQSDLINELAIDSVKLLNLIMEIEDEFDISVPINALADVQTVHELANLIYRIKSQKQ from the coding sequence ATGTTGAACGATTATAACGACGTTCTGCAAAAACTTTGCCATCACCTTGAGCAGCTTGCCGGTCCAGAGGTGGAAATCACACCGCAGAGCGATCTTATTAACGAGCTGGCAATCGATTCTGTAAAATTGCTGAACCTGATCATGGAAATCGAGGACGAGTTCGACATTTCCGTACCGATCAATGCTCTTGCGGATGTACAGACCGTTCATGAGCTCGCCAACTTGATCTACCGAATAAAGTCTCAAAAACAATGA
- a CDS encoding AmpG family muropeptide MFS transporter: MMPATLSSWLHAFRIYTHPRVLGMLSLGFSAGLPLLLVMGTLSFWLREAGIDRSTIGHLSWIGLAYGFKWMWSPLVDRLPLPLLTQWLGRRRAWLLLSQIVIALALIGIALTDPLRNLSHTVFFALAAAFASATQDIALDAYRIEAVAPRLQGAMAATYQAGYRLAMILASAGALWIAAAAGSSADIYDYATWRIAYLSMAACMSVGIITTLIIREPEVPFTRLISENEDRARAAIAHWRISAALKQMLAWLYGAVIAPFRDFIVRYGGQALLILALIAVYRISDVVMGVMSNPFYVDMGYTKDEVATVSKVYGVLMTIAGAALGGVLTAKIGIMRTLFLGAILSATTNLLFVWLAARGHDLTGLIFTVSADNLSAGIASSAFIAYLSGLTNSAYSATQYALFSSVMLLLPKFIAGFSGDFVDAYGYASFFTGTALLGLPVLVLVWLAGRARFKRAESPEN; this comes from the coding sequence ATGATGCCAGCTACCCTTTCGAGCTGGCTGCACGCTTTTCGCATCTATACCCACCCCCGCGTGCTGGGAATGCTGTCTCTCGGCTTCTCGGCGGGATTGCCCCTGCTCCTGGTGATGGGCACGCTTTCCTTCTGGCTGCGGGAAGCGGGAATCGACCGTTCCACCATCGGCCATCTGAGCTGGATCGGGCTGGCTTACGGCTTCAAATGGATGTGGTCCCCACTCGTGGATCGCCTGCCTTTGCCATTACTGACACAATGGCTGGGCCGGCGCCGCGCATGGCTTTTATTGTCACAAATCGTTATCGCGCTTGCCCTCATCGGCATCGCGCTTACCGATCCACTCCGAAACCTTTCGCATACAGTCTTTTTTGCCCTGGCGGCGGCCTTCGCCTCCGCAACCCAGGATATTGCCCTGGATGCATACCGGATCGAGGCGGTGGCACCCAGGCTCCAGGGGGCAATGGCCGCGACCTACCAAGCAGGGTATCGGCTGGCAATGATTCTGGCTTCCGCCGGCGCGCTGTGGATAGCCGCCGCCGCAGGCTCATCAGCGGATATCTACGACTACGCGACCTGGCGTATCGCTTACCTGAGCATGGCCGCCTGCATGTCGGTGGGGATCATCACTACCCTCATCATCCGCGAGCCGGAGGTTCCTTTCACCCGCCTGATTTCAGAAAATGAAGATCGCGCGCGAGCCGCCATTGCGCATTGGCGGATCAGCGCGGCACTCAAGCAGATGCTGGCCTGGCTGTATGGAGCCGTGATCGCCCCCTTCCGAGACTTTATTGTCCGCTATGGGGGGCAGGCCCTGCTGATTCTCGCCCTGATCGCGGTCTACCGCATTTCCGACGTGGTAATGGGCGTCATGAGCAACCCTTTCTACGTCGACATGGGGTATACGAAAGATGAGGTGGCGACGGTTTCCAAGGTCTATGGCGTCCTCATGACTATCGCGGGCGCAGCGCTGGGTGGCGTTCTGACAGCAAAAATCGGCATCATGCGCACACTGTTTCTGGGAGCGATTTTGTCCGCGACCACCAATCTGCTGTTTGTCTGGCTGGCGGCGCGCGGGCATGACTTGACCGGCCTGATCTTCACCGTATCGGCGGACAATCTCTCCGCCGGCATAGCATCCTCCGCTTTTATCGCTTATCTTTCCGGGCTGACCAATTCCGCCTATTCCGCTACCCAATACGCCCTGTTCAGCTCAGTGATGCTGCTATTGCCGAAATTTATCGCCGGATTCAGCGGAGACTTCGTGGATGCTTACGGTTATGCCAGCTTCTTTACCGGCACGGCGCTGCTCGGCCTGCCGGTGCTGGTTCTGGTCTGGCTGGCGGGACGTGCAAGATTCAAGCGTGCAGAATCTCCGGAGAATTGA
- a CDS encoding LEA type 2 family protein produces the protein MRRSVLVISALIFCLSACAGLRPQEPLRISVAGLEPLEGKGMEARFAVSLRIQNHGAVPLDYDGVALDLDVRGMRFASGVSDQQGTIPRFGETVIIVPVTVPATAIIRHAFRLTAGDHRKTDYELRGQLGAPGFAIGRHFDVKGEITLPALPAEGAR, from the coding sequence ATGAGACGAAGCGTACTGGTCATATCAGCCCTGATTTTTTGCCTTTCCGCGTGTGCGGGTCTCAGGCCGCAGGAGCCGTTGCGAATCTCCGTGGCCGGGCTTGAGCCTCTTGAAGGAAAAGGCATGGAAGCGCGCTTTGCAGTCAGCCTGAGAATCCAGAACCATGGCGCGGTTCCGCTGGACTATGATGGCGTTGCGCTCGACCTGGATGTGCGTGGAATGAGGTTTGCCAGCGGAGTAAGCGATCAGCAGGGCACGATTCCCCGCTTTGGCGAAACGGTCATCATTGTTCCGGTAACGGTTCCTGCCACCGCTATCATTCGTCATGCATTCCGTCTGACTGCGGGGGATCACCGAAAGACCGATTACGAATTGCGGGGCCAGCTGGGTGCGCCGGGCTTTGCCATCGGCCGCCATTTTGATGTAAAGGGTGAAATCACACTCCCCGCCCTGCCGGCGGAGGGGGCCCGGTAA
- a CDS encoding NAD-dependent epimerase/dehydratase family protein, whose translation MSESWVAVTGATGFIGNALLQSLIKEGWKVRALTRRARVDDESTQWIEGDLHDRDALRKLVTGVSAVVHCAGQVRGSSLESFVRTNVEGTANLMQASLEQNPPPRFLLVSSLAARQPELSWYATSKHMAERLIDERSAGMACAIFRPTAVYGPGDKEMSPLFRITRRGILPMVGQPEMRFGLLHVADLVAAITCWLSTAVPVQGTYELDDGMPGGYDSQAVATIAQEVWKRPVRCVFFPAPLVSLIANINLWSARMLSYSPMLTPGKVRELRHPDWVCDIDPLTRALPGWRPCIHLRDALPQAV comes from the coding sequence ATGTCGGAGTCCTGGGTTGCCGTTACCGGCGCCACTGGCTTTATCGGAAATGCTCTGCTGCAGTCCCTGATAAAGGAAGGATGGAAAGTCAGGGCTCTGACAAGACGTGCGCGCGTCGATGACGAGTCCACGCAATGGATAGAAGGCGATTTACATGACCGCGATGCATTGCGAAAACTCGTAACAGGTGTCTCGGCCGTTGTGCATTGCGCAGGTCAGGTTCGGGGAAGCTCTCTCGAGAGCTTTGTCCGTACCAATGTGGAAGGCACGGCCAACCTGATGCAGGCTTCTCTGGAACAAAACCCGCCTCCACGTTTCCTGCTGGTTTCTTCTCTGGCCGCCCGGCAACCCGAGCTTTCCTGGTACGCCACGAGCAAGCACATGGCTGAACGTCTGATAGACGAGCGCTCGGCGGGTATGGCCTGTGCCATTTTTCGTCCAACGGCTGTTTATGGTCCCGGAGATAAGGAAATGAGCCCGCTGTTCAGGATAACGCGCCGCGGTATCTTGCCAATGGTGGGGCAACCTGAGATGCGGTTTGGACTACTGCATGTCGCCGATCTGGTAGCGGCAATCACCTGCTGGCTTTCGACTGCGGTGCCTGTACAAGGTACCTACGAGCTTGATGACGGTATGCCGGGAGGTTACGACAGCCAGGCGGTAGCCACTATTGCACAGGAAGTGTGGAAACGCCCTGTACGCTGCGTCTTTTTCCCCGCACCACTGGTTTCATTGATCGCAAATATCAACTTGTGGTCTGCCAGAATGCTAAGCTATTCACCTATGCTGACCCCGGGAAAAGTGAGAGAATTGCGCCACCCCGACTGGGTTTGTGATATTGATCCCCTGACTCGGGCACTCCCAGGGTGGCGACCCTGCATCCACCTTCGCGACGCTTTACCACAAGCAGTCTAA
- a CDS encoding PTS sugar transporter subunit IIA: protein MIGILIISHGNLGESLVESANHVMGKKLPNLAHIGIHPEDDPDVILSKAVGSIRELDSGEGVLVLSDICGATPCNIATRLVASTERVICLAGVNLPMLVRALTYRAEPLEGVAEKALAGGRDGVFRINPS, encoded by the coding sequence ATGATCGGAATTCTGATTATTTCCCACGGTAATCTGGGAGAAAGCCTTGTTGAGAGCGCCAACCACGTGATGGGAAAGAAATTGCCAAACCTGGCGCATATCGGCATTCATCCTGAGGATGATCCCGACGTTATCCTTTCAAAAGCAGTGGGATCGATAAGAGAACTAGATAGCGGTGAGGGCGTGCTGGTATTGAGCGACATCTGCGGCGCAACCCCATGCAATATAGCCACCCGGCTCGTTGCTTCCACAGAACGGGTGATATGTCTTGCGGGAGTGAATCTGCCCATGCTGGTGCGGGCCCTTACCTATCGGGCCGAGCCGTTGGAAGGGGTGGCGGAGAAGGCGCTGGCAGGCGGACGGGACGGTGTTTTTCGTATAAACCCAAGTTGA
- a CDS encoding exodeoxyribonuclease III, with product MRIITLNLNGIRSAANKGFFRWLPLQDADIVCVQELKAQVGDITGEVVSPDGYHGYFHCAEKRGYSGVGIYTRQKPGGVTEGLGVPEIDAEGRYLRVDFGQLSIISIYFPSGSAGEHRQAVKYFFMEQFFPMLEKLAACGSEIILCGDWNIAHKEIDLRNWRSNQKNSGFLPQERAWLTDVFQELGFVDVFRRINPEPDQYTWWSNRGQAWAKNVGWRIDYQIATPGIAGKANAVSIYKTERFSDHSPLIIDYDYSLSA from the coding sequence GTGCGAATTATAACGCTTAACCTCAACGGAATACGCTCTGCTGCCAACAAGGGTTTTTTCCGATGGCTGCCTTTGCAGGATGCGGATATCGTCTGCGTACAGGAACTCAAGGCTCAGGTGGGCGATATTACCGGAGAAGTGGTCTCCCCCGATGGCTACCACGGCTACTTCCACTGCGCTGAAAAAAGAGGATATAGCGGAGTGGGCATTTACACACGCCAGAAACCGGGGGGCGTGACCGAGGGCCTCGGTGTACCGGAGATCGATGCGGAGGGGCGTTACCTGCGCGTCGATTTCGGGCAGTTGAGCATCATCTCGATCTATTTTCCGTCCGGTTCGGCGGGTGAACATCGGCAGGCCGTCAAATATTTCTTCATGGAGCAATTTTTTCCCATGCTGGAGAAACTGGCAGCATGCGGCAGCGAGATTATTTTGTGCGGAGACTGGAACATCGCCCACAAGGAAATCGATCTCAGGAATTGGCGTTCCAATCAGAAGAATTCCGGCTTCCTGCCACAGGAGCGCGCCTGGCTCACCGATGTGTTTCAGGAGCTTGGATTCGTTGATGTCTTCCGCCGGATAAATCCGGAGCCGGACCAGTATACCTGGTGGTCCAACCGCGGGCAGGCCTGGGCGAAGAACGTCGGCTGGCGCATCGATTATCAGATCGCCACCCCCGGGATCGCGGGCAAGGCCAACGCGGTTTCGATTTACAAGACCGAGCGTTTCTCCGATCATTCCCCGCTGATCATTGATTACGATTACAGCTTATCCGCCTGA
- the metX gene encoding homoserine O-succinyltransferase MetX — protein sequence MLMQDSNSFSTVTPQVARFDTPLHLKSGAVLDSYELVYETYGELNAARSNAVLVCHALSGNHHLAGLYDDNPKSAGWWNNMIGPGKSIDTQKFFLIGVNNLGGCHGSTGPASIDVRTGKCYGPNFPVVTVEDWVQTQVRLADYLGIDQFAAVAGGSLGGMQALQWTLDFPERVRHALVIAAAAKLTAQNIAFNDVARQAIITDPDFHGGDYYSHGVIPRRGLRLARMLGHITYLSDDSMAAKFGRELRNGALAFGYDVEFEIESYLRYQGDKFASQFDANTYLLMTKALDYFDPAFPHNNDLSAAFRFARANFLVLSFTTDWRFSPERSRAIVRALLDNELNVSYAEITSSHGHDSFLMEDRHYHRLVRAYMDNVVV from the coding sequence ATGCTCATGCAAGATTCGAATTCATTCAGTACTGTTACTCCACAGGTGGCGCGTTTTGACACGCCTTTGCATTTGAAAAGCGGCGCGGTGCTCGACAGCTACGAGCTGGTGTACGAAACATACGGGGAGCTCAACGCGGCGCGGTCGAACGCCGTACTGGTATGCCACGCCCTTTCAGGGAATCATCATCTCGCAGGCCTTTACGACGATAACCCCAAGAGTGCCGGCTGGTGGAACAACATGATCGGGCCGGGCAAATCGATCGATACCCAGAAATTTTTCTTAATCGGGGTAAACAACCTGGGCGGTTGTCATGGATCCACCGGACCGGCGAGTATTGATGTCAGGACTGGAAAGTGTTACGGCCCGAATTTTCCGGTTGTGACAGTGGAAGACTGGGTTCAGACACAAGTCCGCCTTGCCGATTATCTGGGTATCGATCAGTTTGCCGCCGTGGCTGGCGGTAGTCTTGGCGGAATGCAGGCTTTGCAGTGGACACTTGATTTTCCCGAGAGGGTGCGCCACGCGCTGGTTATCGCCGCGGCTGCAAAGTTGACTGCGCAGAACATCGCATTCAACGATGTGGCACGCCAAGCTATCATTACCGATCCTGATTTCCATGGCGGCGACTATTATTCACACGGTGTCATTCCGCGGAGAGGATTACGCCTGGCGCGCATGCTGGGACATATCACCTACCTCTCGGACGACTCGATGGCGGCTAAATTCGGCCGGGAACTGCGGAATGGAGCGCTTGCCTTCGGTTACGACGTGGAGTTCGAAATAGAATCGTATCTTCGTTATCAGGGAGATAAATTCGCTAGCCAGTTCGATGCGAACACGTATCTGCTGATGACAAAGGCATTGGACTATTTTGATCCTGCCTTTCCGCACAACAACGACCTCAGCGCCGCATTCCGATTCGCCAGGGCTAATTTCCTGGTGCTGTCGTTTACTACCGACTGGCGTTTTTCCCCGGAGCGCTCGCGCGCCATCGTAAGGGCGCTGCTGGACAACGAACTGAACGTCAGTTATGCCGAAATTACATCCAGTCATGGCCACGACTCGTTCCTCATGGAGGATCGGCATTATCACAGGCTGGTGCGGGCTTACATGGATAACGTGGTCGTATGA
- a CDS encoding HPr family phosphocarrier protein, which translates to MQYKEIKILNKLGMHARASAKFTQLASRYRSDVWLSRNDRKVNAKSIMGVMMLAANQGATLIIETAGEDEIEAMQALVQLIEDRFGESE; encoded by the coding sequence ATGCAATATAAAGAGATCAAGATCCTGAACAAACTGGGGATGCACGCCCGTGCCTCCGCCAAATTCACCCAGTTGGCCAGCCGATACCGGAGCGATGTGTGGTTGTCACGAAACGATCGCAAAGTCAATGCAAAAAGCATCATGGGCGTCATGATGCTGGCTGCGAACCAGGGCGCGACCCTGATCATCGAAACTGCGGGTGAGGACGAGATTGAGGCAATGCAGGCCTTGGTACAGCTGATCGAGGATCGCTTCGGAGAAAGCGAATGA
- the pyrE gene encoding orotate phosphoribosyltransferase: MSDFRKEFIEFAIGRNVLCFGEFQTKAGRISPYFFNAGLFNDGESLGKLGQFYAKAILAAQLPFDMLFGPAYKGIPLVSSIAIALADGGNNYPFCFNRKEAKDHGEGGNLVGAPLAGRVLIVDDVISAGTSVRESVEYIHAAGATPAGVAIALDRMERGKGELSAVQEVRCMYGIPVTSIVNLENIVDYLREQGNLAHHLPAVEEYRARYSSRMVEPIECGGGTPRAG; this comes from the coding sequence ATGTCCGATTTTCGAAAGGAGTTCATCGAGTTCGCCATCGGCCGGAATGTTCTGTGCTTTGGCGAATTCCAAACCAAAGCAGGACGTATTTCGCCGTATTTTTTTAATGCGGGACTGTTCAACGATGGGGAATCTCTCGGAAAGCTGGGGCAATTTTACGCCAAAGCCATCCTTGCTGCCCAGCTTCCGTTTGACATGCTTTTCGGTCCCGCCTATAAGGGCATTCCACTCGTAAGTTCCATTGCCATCGCCCTGGCCGACGGGGGCAACAACTACCCCTTCTGTTTCAACCGCAAAGAGGCGAAAGACCACGGAGAAGGAGGAAATCTCGTGGGCGCTCCTCTCGCCGGGCGGGTGCTGATCGTGGATGATGTGATTTCCGCCGGCACATCGGTGCGGGAATCGGTCGAGTATATTCATGCCGCAGGTGCCACCCCCGCAGGGGTGGCCATCGCCCTGGACCGCATGGAGCGGGGCAAAGGCGAGCTTTCCGCCGTGCAGGAAGTGCGCTGCATGTATGGAATTCCCGTCACGAGCATCGTCAATCTGGAAAACATTGTCGATTACCTGCGTGAGCAGGGGAATCTGGCGCATCACCTGCCGGCTGTGGAGGAATATCGCGCCCGGTATTCCTCCAGAATGGTAGAACCGATTGAATGCGGAGGCGGCACTCCACGCGCGGGCTGA